A window of Fodinibius salinus contains these coding sequences:
- a CDS encoding OstA-like protein — protein sequence MDLRYSHSKIKNTLQTIPVWTLVLVIPILLISLLPQSSQAQRKVTILKADSIRGGNFQGQRIQKIIGNVHLQGQNMEMYCDSAYQFTNKSKIRAFGNIQINTESEKIWADSLTYFTDVDFSELRGRVIIEADSTTLFGNSVDYRFSTRIAHFIDKIRLEDQRGTLLADSGYYYRRADSAKFRGHVQIADSLQYLEGDSLFSNRDTKYYELYGKVYGNDQKNESMIQGDYLESDSTGRKLLEGNAWLQNFESDTTDTTQADTTHIQANIIRSIKHQSQTDTSTTVRGFENVRIWSSSFSAVGDTTTYTDSTNTFEIWSNAKSWHEQVQLTGPYILAKIKNGDIDSLKSYPRPFSVQQDTSLNRLNQITGDTLHANFNEGTLRQIYVFGNAKLLRYTKNKKGQPDGAIDLTAPDIRIFFKNGQLKKMNAIGTVDGSYLPESEQTANRRLNGFSWNPDLRPERPKKKMKRRFPPISDDIFFPLPQRYIEHLKEEHPESKWLPISTSKSIQKSN from the coding sequence ATGGATTTACGCTACTCTCACTCCAAAATAAAAAACACCTTGCAAACTATACCGGTATGGACACTCGTCTTAGTAATCCCCATACTGTTGATCAGTTTATTACCTCAATCCTCCCAAGCCCAACGCAAAGTTACGATCCTAAAAGCTGATAGTATTCGCGGCGGTAATTTTCAGGGTCAACGCATTCAGAAAATTATTGGGAATGTACATCTGCAAGGGCAAAATATGGAAATGTATTGCGATAGTGCCTACCAGTTCACCAACAAAAGTAAAATTCGTGCATTCGGTAATATTCAAATCAACACTGAATCTGAAAAGATTTGGGCAGACAGCCTCACATATTTTACGGACGTGGATTTCAGCGAGCTGCGGGGACGCGTGATCATTGAAGCCGACAGTACTACCCTATTTGGAAACAGTGTGGATTACCGCTTTTCAACTAGAATTGCTCACTTTATTGACAAGATTAGACTTGAAGATCAGCGGGGAACGTTACTGGCAGACTCCGGCTACTATTATCGCCGAGCCGACAGTGCAAAATTTCGGGGTCACGTACAAATTGCAGATTCCCTACAGTATCTAGAAGGGGATTCGCTTTTCAGCAACAGAGACACAAAATATTACGAACTATACGGTAAAGTTTACGGCAATGACCAAAAAAATGAGAGTATGATTCAAGGTGATTATTTGGAGTCTGACTCCACTGGTCGCAAACTGCTTGAGGGCAATGCCTGGCTTCAAAATTTCGAATCTGATACCACCGATACCACACAGGCCGACACCACGCACATTCAAGCTAATATTATTCGCTCGATTAAACACCAATCCCAAACAGACACTTCTACCACGGTGCGGGGATTTGAAAACGTACGTATCTGGTCCTCCTCATTTTCCGCCGTAGGCGACACTACCACCTATACCGACAGTACCAATACCTTCGAAATTTGGTCGAATGCCAAATCATGGCACGAACAGGTGCAACTTACAGGTCCGTATATCCTGGCTAAGATTAAAAATGGTGATATTGACAGCCTAAAATCATATCCCAGACCATTTTCGGTGCAGCAGGATACCTCCCTTAACCGGCTTAACCAGATTACCGGAGATACGTTACATGCTAATTTTAATGAAGGGACACTCAGACAGATTTATGTTTTTGGCAATGCCAAATTACTCCGTTACACCAAAAATAAAAAGGGGCAACCGGATGGAGCTATTGACCTGACAGCTCCCGATATTCGCATCTTTTTTAAAAACGGTCAGCTTAAAAAGATGAATGCAATTGGAACTGTCGATGGATCATATTTACCAGAAAGTGAACAAACGGCTAATCGCCGTTTAAACGGTTTTAGCTGGAATCCCGACCTACGTCCCGAGCGTCCCAAGAAAAAAATGAAACGACGTTTTCCGCCTATATCAGACGATATCTTTTTCCCTCTTCCCCAGCGATACATAGAGCATTTAAAAGAAGAGCATCCTGAAAGCAAATGGCTACCAATTTCAACCTCTAAATCGATACAAAAAAGTAATTAG
- the lptC gene encoding LPS export ABC transporter periplasmic protein LptC gives MLLSFRDWVMQVTAISAQSDTLSILLISILVVTTVSSCTELSQEQAQKVNDALKDSLTSTTETWGVDMEITEDGFKKVRVLGSYAATYNTKKLNETRIKGPVTIYVYKTGGAIETTVYSDRAIYKAKEAIFELYGNVRVNTSDNRHLKSEYLKWKQGEDLISTPKFVIITTPSDSIAGTGFEGTTKLTNYTIKEPKGRVIVN, from the coding sequence ATGCTTTTATCGTTCCGGGACTGGGTGATGCAGGTGACCGCTATTTCGGCACAGTCTGACACACTCTCCATATTATTAATAAGTATTCTAGTGGTTACAACCGTATCCTCCTGCACCGAACTTTCGCAAGAGCAAGCCCAAAAGGTAAATGATGCACTTAAAGACTCCCTTACATCTACAACCGAGACTTGGGGAGTGGATATGGAAATTACCGAAGACGGTTTTAAAAAAGTGCGTGTATTAGGTTCCTATGCCGCAACATATAACACTAAAAAACTCAACGAAACACGCATTAAAGGTCCGGTAACGATTTACGTGTATAAAACCGGCGGTGCTATAGAAACCACCGTATATTCAGACCGAGCTATTTACAAAGCTAAAGAAGCCATTTTTGAACTATATGGAAATGTGCGCGTTAACACTTCTGATAACCGCCATCTAAAATCTGAATATCTCAAGTGGAAGCAAGGCGAAGACCTCATCAGTACTCCAAAATTTGTGATCATTACAACACCCAGTGACAGTATTGCCGGCACGGGATTTGAAGGTACCACTAAACTAACAAATTATACCATAAAAGAACCTAAAGGGCGTGTTATCGTAAATTAA
- the upp gene encoding uracil phosphoribosyltransferase, with product MASQNFKQVSLIEHPVISKDLTILRDASSDTAQFRAALKRIAIILAYHALKELPLRTFEIETPIQKTTGYDIDQDVMVVPILRAGLGLSDALLQFIPDAKVGHLGMERNETTHEPEDYYSNIPKGVEDAMVLVVDPMLATGGSANDALSFLKKQGAQHLRFVSLVCAPEGLKKMEQEHPDVHIITAAIDEKLNDDAFIVPGLGDAGDRYFGTV from the coding sequence ATGGCTTCGCAAAATTTTAAGCAGGTTTCGCTTATTGAGCATCCCGTTATAAGTAAGGATTTGACAATCCTGCGGGATGCTTCATCGGATACTGCTCAGTTTAGAGCAGCTCTGAAACGGATTGCCATAATCTTGGCTTACCATGCACTTAAAGAATTGCCCCTGCGCACTTTTGAAATAGAAACACCTATTCAAAAAACTACAGGGTATGATATTGATCAAGATGTGATGGTCGTCCCTATTTTACGGGCGGGGCTAGGACTTTCTGATGCTCTATTGCAGTTTATCCCTGATGCCAAAGTTGGGCATCTGGGTATGGAGCGTAACGAAACAACACACGAGCCGGAGGACTATTATTCTAACATTCCAAAAGGCGTTGAGGATGCTATGGTACTGGTTGTTGACCCTATGCTTGCCACCGGTGGCAGTGCAAACGATGCCCTTTCCTTCTTAAAGAAACAAGGAGCACAACATTTGCGATTTGTTTCGTTAGTTTGTGCACCAGAAGGGTTAAAAAAGATGGAACAGGAACATCCCGACGTGCATATCATAACAGCTGCTATAGATGAAAAACTTAATGACGATGCTTTTATCGTTCCGGGACTGGGTGATGCAGGTGACCGCTATTTCGGCACAGTCTGA
- a CDS encoding ribonuclease H-like domain-containing protein: protein MFFVFDIETIPDFKFVRKVIKNPEADEDELLIQASEELARNSSGFLPPMYHRMVSWVGLWIENNGVPKQKVGWHGEDEKEGLQKIFDSLNTYKDFGLVHHNGRGFDLPLLTYRALKHGLQMPKRLNHYDINYRYSNDNVDLIDEFSNYGASSWPKLKHLGHLIDIPFKQTGEGHEVLAMYRDEQLPQIEHYCYEDVMGTYVVWLHLKYTVGDIDKELFDNLNDRAMSKLEEIQNNE, encoded by the coding sequence ATGTTTTTTGTATTTGATATCGAGACTATTCCCGATTTTAAGTTCGTTCGAAAGGTCATCAAAAATCCCGAAGCAGATGAAGATGAACTGCTGATTCAAGCAAGTGAAGAGCTGGCACGTAACTCCTCAGGATTTCTGCCCCCCATGTATCACCGAATGGTCTCGTGGGTAGGACTCTGGATTGAAAATAATGGTGTTCCCAAACAGAAAGTAGGCTGGCACGGGGAAGACGAAAAAGAAGGACTCCAAAAAATATTCGATAGCCTTAACACCTACAAAGATTTTGGGCTTGTTCACCACAATGGGCGCGGCTTTGATCTGCCCTTACTTACGTACCGAGCCTTAAAACACGGGCTACAAATGCCTAAACGGCTCAATCATTACGATATTAATTACCGTTACAGCAACGATAATGTAGATCTTATTGACGAATTCAGTAATTATGGTGCCAGCTCATGGCCCAAGCTTAAACACTTGGGACACCTGATCGACATTCCCTTTAAACAGACCGGCGAAGGCCATGAAGTACTTGCAATGTATCGAGATGAACAACTACCCCAAATTGAGCATTACTGCTACGAAGATGTGATGGGTACCTATGTGGTATGGCTACATCTAAAATATACCGTTGGTGATATTGATAAAGAGCTTTTCGACAATCTGAATGATCGGGCGATGAGTAAGCTTGAGGAAATACAGAACAATGAGTAA
- a CDS encoding asparaginase: protein MKKILLIQTGGTIAMDIGDDNNPTLDTDRWTQLLYEAIPELSKIADIQSKQLFSEDSSDINKKHWSKLATFIHEHYRDYNGFVVLHGTDTMAYTASALSFALQNLDKPIIFTGSQVPMRNIRSDARRNLINAIEMATMPLPEVAICFNDFVYRGNRATKMSIGDFDAFSSPNYSPLAEIGLNIEISDHILSPAQKLQVSTEFNDQVFLQKIHPNLNPKYLQQIDFSNIRALIIEAFGSGNFPIHGEQSLLPFFKRCVDEDTLLIITSQADYDAVELNNYESGRKAIELGALSAKDMTTEATLTKIMYLLGKYDKTQNIINAFNHNIAGEITE, encoded by the coding sequence ATGAAGAAAATCCTCCTCATACAAACCGGCGGCACTATTGCTATGGATATCGGTGATGATAACAATCCCACGCTTGATACCGACCGATGGACCCAGCTGCTATATGAAGCAATTCCCGAACTCTCAAAAATTGCTGATATCCAAAGCAAGCAGCTCTTTTCCGAAGACAGCTCGGATATCAACAAAAAACATTGGTCAAAGCTGGCAACGTTCATTCATGAACATTATAGGGATTATAACGGATTTGTAGTTTTGCACGGTACTGATACTATGGCTTATACGGCCTCTGCCCTTTCTTTTGCACTGCAAAACTTGGACAAGCCCATCATTTTTACCGGAAGTCAAGTCCCCATGCGCAATATCCGTAGCGATGCGCGACGAAACCTTATCAATGCTATAGAAATGGCCACTATGCCACTGCCCGAAGTGGCTATCTGTTTTAACGACTTTGTCTATCGGGGTAATCGCGCCACCAAAATGAGTATCGGCGATTTTGATGCATTCAGCTCTCCGAACTATTCTCCACTGGCCGAAATTGGACTAAATATTGAAATTAGTGATCATATCCTATCACCGGCACAAAAGCTGCAGGTATCTACAGAGTTTAACGACCAAGTGTTTTTGCAAAAGATTCATCCCAATCTAAACCCGAAATACCTGCAACAAATTGATTTCAGTAATATTCGCGCTCTTATTATCGAAGCCTTTGGAAGTGGAAACTTCCCCATTCACGGCGAACAAAGCCTTCTGCCCTTCTTTAAACGCTGCGTTGATGAGGACACACTGCTCATCATCACTTCTCAAGCAGACTATGACGCCGTAGAGCTTAATAATTATGAAAGCGGTCGCAAAGCTATTGAACTGGGCGCCCTGAGCGCAAAAGATATGACCACCGAAGCAACACTCACAAAAATCATGTATCTTTTGGGCAAATACGACAAGACACAAAATATCATCAATGCCTTTAACCACAATATAGCTGGAGAAATAACGGAGTAA